The genomic segment GCATTTCATTCCCACCCCCTTTGCTTTTGTGTATTTTATGTAAAATCTAATTTCGTTGTTTTTGAAAACGCCATAAATAAAGGCCAGAGGCCGAAACCGTGCCAAACCCCGTGGGTTTTTATTAAAGGACTTGTTCACCTTTGCTGCCCCCTTCGGTTAGTGTATAATATAGCCGGGGGAGTCATGGATAGACAAGTGGAAGAGATTTTGAGGATACTTAAGGAGCCGGGTGTCCTCACGGATGAGCTTAAGCGTGAGCTTGTGGAGCTTCTGGTTTTTCCGCCGGAGAAAAAAAGAATGGCTTACGAGGAGTTTCTGGAGTGGGCTAATGAGGACACTCTGGCCGAGTGGGTGGAAGGGGAAGTTGTGCTGTATAGTCCTGCCTCCGCTTCGCACCAGAATTTGCTTCGGTTTTTAGGGACTCTTCTGAGCCAATATGTAGAATTTCGCAACTTGGGAATAGTTCTTCTCCCTCCTTTTCAGATGAAGCTTCCGAGGTCGGGCAGGGAGCCTGACCTTTTGTTTGTGGCGAGGGAGAATGTTGGGAGGCTTAAGGGCACCCATCTTGAGGGTCCGGCGGACTTGGTGGTGGAGATAGTTTCTCCGGAGAGTGAGAGGAGGGATAGGGGTGAGAAGTTCTGGGAGTATCAGGAGGGTGGGGTAAGGGAATACTGGCTCATTGATCCTGAAAAAAGGAAGGCTGAATTCTGGGAGCTATCGTCCACTGGGAGGTTTCAGCTTAGGATGGAAGGTAGCGAGGGAAGATACGAAAGTGGAGTGATAGAAGGGTTCTGGCTCAGGATAGAGTGGCTGTGGAGTTTACCCCCGATCCTGGAAGCTATTAAAGGGTTGGGGATTTTATAAGACAAATTGAACCGAACAGGGTTTGGAGGTAAGTGGCGAAAGCCCGTTTTATTTTTTGACGGGGGTAACCGTTGGCCGTATTATTGCAGGCAAAGCCAAGCAATTTGCTAATTGCCCCTGAGGGTTTTTTATTACACTTTGCTTGCGGCACGCTTTGTCGCCTTGGAGAAACGTTAAAGGGATGCCCTCTTTGGAGCACAGGCAAACAATCGCTGCGGAGGAAAAATGGACTACAAAGAAGAAATTTACCGTAATTTGGACAACCCTGAAGGCCTGGAGAAAATTTACCGCCAAGCCCTGAAAAACGGGGAGGCTGGGCTCTTCGCTGAAGCCATAGAAAGCCTCTTTTCCACCTATCCCCAGAACCTCCTCCTGGCTGCCTGGCATTACCGGCTGAGGGAAGAAACCGTTGTGGGCGCAGTCCCTGGCCGGACCCCTCTGCATTGGTTCTTAGCTGTGCTTCTGGCCATACCCAATGGCCTTATCTTCTGGTGGTTAAGTGATTTTCGGCTGATGGCTCGTCAGTTTCAACCCCTCTTCATCATTTATTGGGCCCCGATAGCCGCCGCTTTCATCCTCCTTTACCTTTTCTTCAACCGCCGGCAATTTCCGAGACGGCTCGCTCTGGTTTTGGTCGCCCTCGCTTTCATCAGCTTTTGGGTTTACTGGGCTGATTTCCTTATTAAGGAGGAAATCTTCTGGAAACAATATCTTACTCTGGGAGCAATCCACCTCATTTTCCTTTCGTGGGCTGCCATAGGCCTTTACGTTTTGAAGGAACAATACGATGTGGAAAGCCGGTTCGCTTTCCTGGCCAAATCCCTTGAAGCCCTGGTTATGGGCGGACTCATGGGCATAGTCCTCGGGATTTTCACGGGCATTTCCATGGGCCTCTTTTCCACTCTTAGCCTTTATATTCCCGATCCCATTTTCCGGATTTTCTATGGCGGGGCAGGCTGCATTCCCGTCCTTGCTGTGGCCTCAGTCTATGAGCCATTACGTCGCCTGAGGGAACAAAGCTTCGCCGCTGTATTCCGGTTCACCACCCTTTTGCTCCGCTTTTTCCTCTTCCCCTCAATCCTGATTCTACTCATCTATATCATCCTCATCCCCTTTAACTTCATGGAGCCTTTCTACAATCGCGAAGCTCTTGTAGTTTATAACATCATGCTCTTTGCTGTCGTGGCGCTTCTCCTTTGGACTACCCCTGTGGAAAGGGTGGAGCTTTCTGAGAGGTTAAGCCGCTGGCTGAAGTATGGACATATAACCCTGACTTCGCTGGCTATACTTGTGAGCCTGTATGCTTTCTCGGCCATAATTTACCGGACCTGGTGGGATGGCTTGACCCCCAACCGGCTTACGGTGATAGGTTGGAATACAATAAACACCGCTCTCCTAATAATCCTTCTCTGGCGCGAGGCTAAAGCGGGCAAAGACTGGGTTGCTGCAACCCATAAAACCTTCGCCCAAGCAATGCCAGTCTATGCCGGGTGGAGTTTCCTGCTCCTTCTGGCTCTGCCTTTTATCTTCATAGGAGGATAAAATGAACCGGGGCCTTTACTTTGAAGACATAACTGAAGGGATGGCTGTCCGCTCTCCGGGGCGCACAGTCACCGAAGCAGATATTGTTATGTTCTCGGCTCTCTCAGGGGACTGGAACCAGCTCCATACCGATGTCGAATACGCTAAATCCACCCCCTTTGGCGAGAGAATAGCCCACGGCCTTCTGGGCCTTGCCATCGCCTCAGGCCTTGCTTCCCGCCTTGGATTTCTGGAAGGCACTGTGGAAGCTTTCCTGAGCCTTGACTGGAAATTCAAAGCTCCTATAAAGATTGGCGACACCGTCTATCTGGAAGCCTCCGTGGCCCGAAAAAGGGCCATGCCTGGCCTCGGAGGCGTCGTGGTCTTTGACGTGGCTCTCCTTAACCAGAGAGGCGAGGTGGTCCAGAAAGGCCAGTGGACTGTTCTGGTCAAGAGAAAACCTTAAGGAGGTTGGCCATGGATCTCTACGGGAAGGATCTGATTTGCACTCAGGAATGGAGCCTGGAAGAGCTCTGGGCTGTCCTTGACCTGGCGGCCAAAATGAAAAGGGAGCGCTTCTCTCCCCGCTGGAGCGAAGCCCTCAAGGGCAAAACCTTCTTCATGCTTTTCTATAACCCTTCAGTTCGCACCCGTATATCCTTTGAAGCTGCCATAACGGAACTCGGGGGGCATGCCCAGTACCTCGTGCCTGAAACCATGCGCCTTAAGACCGAAAAGACCGCTGGCGAAACCATTGAGGATGCCGCCAAAGTTATGAGCCGATATGGTGTAGGCCTCGGCATCCGCATCTTAGAGGACAAAGTTCCTTATTATGGAGCTGGTAATGAGCTGATAAGGGAATATGCCCGCTACGCTGATATCCCCGTCATCAACATGGCCGACGACAAATTCCACCCTTGCCAGGGCTTGGCTGATATAATGGGGTGGATGGAGTGGTGGGGGAACGGCGTGGGTAAACCCCTGGACCCCGAATCCATTCGCGGAAAGAAACTCCTGGTCGTTTGGGGGCATGGGGCTCTGGCCCGCTCCTGGTGTTCAGTTCAGGAAGCCCTCCTCATAGGCTCCCGTTTCGGTATGCATGTAACCCTTGCCTATCCCGAAGGTTATGACCTGGATCCCGAAGTAATTGAACAGGTGAAAGCTAACTGTCGGGCCAACGGCACCACCTTTGAAATCGTCCACGATCCCATCTCCGGCTATGAAGGAGCCCATGTGGTCTATTCCCGCCACTGGATGAGCCCTCAGGCCTATCGGGATGGGGTTTTCCACAAACAAGAAGAAATTGAGAAAGCGCTTCGTTACCCCGAATGGATATGCGACGAAGAAAAAATGAAGCGCACCGCCAACGCTATATTCACCCATCCCATGCCAGTGGACCGGGGACATGAGGTTACCGATGGGGTGGCCAGTGGGCCTCGTTCCTGCATCTACGACGTGGCTGAAAACCGCCTTCACGTCCAGAAGGCGATAATGGTCCTGACCATGGCTAACTGGTAAAAATCCTTCAAGGAGGATAAGAGTATGGGTAGAAAGGGCTTAGCAGTTGTAGCTATAGGGGGAAACTCTCTTATAAAGGACCCCCAGCATCAAACCGTTCCTGACCAATTTGCTGCAGCTTGTGAAACAGCCTGGCATATAGCTGAGATGATAGAAGATGGATGGGATGTGATCATAACCCATGGCAATGGCCCGCAGGTGGGCTTTATCCTGCTGCGCTCCGAACTGGCTCGTCACGTTCTCCATACAGTCCCTTTAGACTCCTGTGGAGCTGATACTCAGGGAGCTATCGGTTACATGCTTCAGCAATGCCTCTACAACGCTTTCCTCAAGAAAGGGATGAAGAAACAGGCCGTAACGGTGGTTACTCAGGTGGTGGTGGACCGGAACGACCCCGCCTTCCAGAACCCTTCAAAGCCCATTGGGCCTTTCATGAGCAAAGAAGAAGCCCTCAAGCGCAAAGAAGAGGACGGTTGGGATGTAATGGAGGATGCTGGTCGGGGCTGGAGGCGGGTTGTCCCTTCCCCCTATCCACTGG from the Anaerolineae bacterium genome contains:
- a CDS encoding Uma2 family endonuclease, encoding MDRQVEEILRILKEPGVLTDELKRELVELLVFPPEKKRMAYEEFLEWANEDTLAEWVEGEVVLYSPASASHQNLLRFLGTLLSQYVEFRNLGIVLLPPFQMKLPRSGREPDLLFVARENVGRLKGTHLEGPADLVVEIVSPESERRDRGEKFWEYQEGGVREYWLIDPEKRKAEFWELSSTGRFQLRMEGSEGRYESGVIEGFWLRIEWLWSLPPILEAIKGLGIL
- a CDS encoding MaoC/PaaZ C-terminal domain-containing protein: MNRGLYFEDITEGMAVRSPGRTVTEADIVMFSALSGDWNQLHTDVEYAKSTPFGERIAHGLLGLAIASGLASRLGFLEGTVEAFLSLDWKFKAPIKIGDTVYLEASVARKRAMPGLGGVVVFDVALLNQRGEVVQKGQWTVLVKRKP
- a CDS encoding ornithine carbamoyltransferase — its product is MDLYGKDLICTQEWSLEELWAVLDLAAKMKRERFSPRWSEALKGKTFFMLFYNPSVRTRISFEAAITELGGHAQYLVPETMRLKTEKTAGETIEDAAKVMSRYGVGLGIRILEDKVPYYGAGNELIREYARYADIPVINMADDKFHPCQGLADIMGWMEWWGNGVGKPLDPESIRGKKLLVVWGHGALARSWCSVQEALLIGSRFGMHVTLAYPEGYDLDPEVIEQVKANCRANGTTFEIVHDPISGYEGAHVVYSRHWMSPQAYRDGVFHKQEEIEKALRYPEWICDEEKMKRTANAIFTHPMPVDRGHEVTDGVASGPRSCIYDVAENRLHVQKAIMVLTMANW
- the arcC gene encoding carbamate kinase is translated as MGRKGLAVVAIGGNSLIKDPQHQTVPDQFAAACETAWHIAEMIEDGWDVIITHGNGPQVGFILLRSELARHVLHTVPLDSCGADTQGAIGYMLQQCLYNAFLKKGMKKQAVTVVTQVVVDRNDPAFQNPSKPIGPFMSKEEALKRKEEDGWDVMEDAGRGWRRVVPSPYPLEIVELDAIKYLVDQGFVVIAVGGGGIPVIRLDDGTLKGVEAVIDKDLASSLLAVGIKADLFLISTAVEKVALNYKKPNQVWLDRITLEEAKRYYDEGHFPPGSMGPKIQAIINYLEQGGRKAIITSPENITRALRGETGTHIVP